The Paraburkholderia sp. SOS3 genome includes a region encoding these proteins:
- a CDS encoding bifunctional riboflavin kinase/FAD synthetase produces MRVFRGLPNAESRAPCALTIGNFDGVHRGHQALLAHVRAAADARGLPVCVMTFEPHPREFFNPAGAPPRIAMLRDKLEALRMNGVDRVVVEHFNQRFASQSPDAFVERIIVNGLHTRWVMIGDDFRYGAKRAGDFASLKAAGERFGFEAEQMPTVADPSGARISSSGVRAALVAGDLDAARAALGRDYVISGHVVHGLKLGRDLGFPTLNLPIAHKRPALSGIFVVRVHGVEDKPLPGVASLGLRPTVDDSGRVLLEVHLLDWHGDAYGKLVRVEFLKKLRDEEKYVDLEKLSAAIARDVASARAWFEALEPGRAPGSRSTNFSTSATDRIR; encoded by the coding sequence GTGAGAGTTTTTCGGGGTCTTCCCAATGCCGAAAGCCGTGCGCCCTGCGCGCTGACCATCGGCAATTTCGACGGTGTCCACCGCGGCCATCAGGCGTTGCTCGCGCACGTGCGCGCAGCCGCCGATGCACGCGGCTTGCCCGTCTGCGTGATGACCTTCGAGCCGCACCCGCGCGAATTCTTCAACCCGGCCGGCGCGCCGCCGCGCATCGCGATGCTGCGCGACAAGCTCGAAGCGCTGCGGATGAACGGTGTCGACCGCGTCGTCGTCGAGCACTTCAATCAACGGTTCGCAAGCCAGTCGCCCGATGCGTTCGTCGAGCGGATCATCGTCAACGGGCTGCACACGCGCTGGGTCATGATCGGCGACGATTTCCGCTACGGCGCAAAGCGCGCCGGCGACTTCGCATCGCTGAAAGCGGCCGGCGAGCGCTTCGGCTTCGAAGCCGAGCAGATGCCGACGGTGGCGGATCCCTCTGGCGCGCGTATCTCGAGCTCGGGTGTGCGAGCGGCATTGGTCGCCGGCGACCTCGACGCGGCGCGCGCCGCGCTCGGCCGCGATTACGTGATCAGCGGGCATGTCGTGCATGGGCTCAAGCTCGGCCGCGACCTCGGCTTTCCGACGCTGAATCTGCCGATCGCGCATAAGCGGCCCGCGCTGTCGGGCATTTTCGTCGTGCGCGTGCATGGCGTCGAAGACAAGCCGCTGCCCGGCGTCGCGAGCCTCGGGCTGCGTCCGACCGTCGACGATTCCGGCCGCGTGCTGCTCGAAGTGCATCTGCTCGACTGGCATGGCGACGCCTATGGCAAACTCGTGCGCGTCGAGTTTCTGAAGAAGCTGCGCGACGAGGAGAAGTATGTCGACCTCGAAAAACTGTCTGCCGCGATCGCGCGCGATGTCGCGAGCGCGCGCGCATGGTTCGAAGCGCTCGAGCCGGGTCGCGCGCCGGGCAGCCGGTCAACGAACTTCTCGACCTCGGCGACCGACCGAATTAGATAA
- the radC gene encoding RadC family protein, translating into MNDGICIAREHAAPGFLPVSQDSALPDPALAESASAAPASVDRVALPAKQATGRRRRSSPKDDLPRERLLKQGPSVLSNADLIAVMLCTGQTGHNVFEMARTLVGRFGSMRAILTATEDDFEGLHGIGRAKIAQLLAVIEMVRRALLEELETRSLLDSPQAVDDYLRLTIGGQPHEVFYCLYLDARHRLIRAEELTRGSLTQMAVYPREIVRRALLLNAAGLIVAHNHPSGAAKPSAADRQLTRMLRDALALVDVRLLDHVVVGAKDVYSFARNGLL; encoded by the coding sequence ATGAACGACGGTATCTGCATCGCGCGCGAACACGCGGCGCCGGGCTTTTTGCCGGTGTCGCAAGATTCTGCGCTGCCCGACCCTGCGTTGGCTGAGTCCGCCTCGGCAGCCCCGGCGTCGGTCGACCGCGTGGCCCTGCCTGCGAAACAGGCCACAGGCCGCCGGCGGCGCTCGTCGCCGAAGGACGACTTGCCGCGCGAGCGGCTGCTCAAGCAGGGACCGAGCGTGTTGTCGAACGCGGATCTGATCGCGGTCATGCTTTGCACCGGCCAGACGGGCCACAACGTGTTCGAGATGGCGCGCACGCTGGTGGGGCGCTTCGGTTCGATGCGGGCCATCCTCACGGCAACCGAAGACGACTTCGAAGGCCTGCACGGCATTGGCCGCGCCAAGATCGCGCAGTTGCTCGCCGTCATCGAAATGGTCCGGCGCGCGCTCCTCGAGGAACTCGAAACCCGCTCGCTGCTCGACTCGCCACAGGCCGTCGACGACTATTTGCGTCTGACGATCGGCGGTCAGCCGCACGAAGTGTTCTACTGCCTCTATCTCGACGCGCGGCACCGGCTGATCCGGGCGGAAGAGCTTACGCGCGGTTCGCTCACGCAGATGGCCGTCTACCCGCGCGAAATCGTGCGGCGCGCGCTGCTGCTGAACGCGGCGGGCCTGATCGTCGCGCACAATCATCCATCGGGCGCGGCGAAGCCGAGCGCCGCCGACAGGCAACTCACACGAATGCTGCGCGACGCGCTCGCGCTCGTCGACGTGCGATTGCTCGATCATGTCGTGGTCGGTGCGAAAGACGTATACTCCTTCGCCCGCAATGGCCTGCTTTGA
- the nadB gene encoding L-aspartate oxidase, translated as MQQMNFDVAIVGSGLAGLSVALNLAQSRRVAVIAKRSLTDGASDWAQGGIAAVLDSADSVENHVRDTLVAGGGLCDEAATRFIVEHGREAIEWLIAQGVPFTKDDAAELGFHLTREGGHSHRRIIHAADATGHAVVATLTERVRAHPNITLLEDHHAIDLITSDRLGLPGRRCHGLYALDLNTGRTVTIEAPHTVLATGGAGKVYLYTTNPDTATGDGIAMAWRAGCRVSNMEFIQFHPTCLFHPYAKSFLITEAVRGEGGLLKLPDGTRFMPAHDERAELAPRDIVARAIDFEIKKRGIDCVYLDISHQPAAFLHEHFPTILARCLEFGIDITKQPIPVVPAAHYTCGGVVTDLAGRTDVAGLYAVGETSCTGLHGANRLASNSLLECLVIGRSAAAAIEQEGFRAAVHAQLPEWDESRVSDPDEEVVVAHNWDELRRLMWNYVGIVRTDKRLARAKHRISLLRDEIHEFYANFKVSRDLLELRNLVDVASLIVEGARSRRESRGLHFSRDWPDALPKALPSVLTPKRTSKRTL; from the coding sequence ATGCAGCAGATGAATTTCGATGTAGCGATTGTCGGAAGCGGTCTTGCCGGATTGAGCGTCGCGCTGAACCTCGCGCAGTCGCGGCGGGTGGCGGTCATCGCCAAACGGTCGCTGACCGATGGCGCGAGCGACTGGGCGCAAGGCGGCATCGCAGCAGTGCTCGATTCCGCCGACAGCGTCGAAAACCATGTGCGCGACACGCTGGTTGCGGGCGGTGGGCTATGCGACGAAGCGGCTACGCGCTTTATCGTCGAGCATGGCCGCGAAGCGATCGAATGGCTGATTGCACAAGGTGTGCCGTTCACCAAAGACGACGCGGCCGAGCTCGGCTTTCACCTCACGCGCGAAGGCGGCCACAGTCATCGGCGCATTATTCATGCAGCGGACGCAACCGGCCACGCGGTCGTTGCGACGCTCACCGAACGGGTTCGCGCGCATCCGAACATCACGCTGCTCGAAGACCACCATGCGATCGATCTGATCACGTCAGATCGCCTTGGTCTACCGGGCCGCCGCTGCCACGGCCTCTACGCGCTCGATCTCAATACGGGCCGCACGGTCACGATCGAAGCGCCGCACACGGTGCTCGCCACGGGCGGCGCGGGCAAGGTGTACCTGTACACGACCAACCCCGACACCGCGACCGGCGATGGCATCGCGATGGCATGGCGCGCGGGCTGCCGCGTTTCGAACATGGAGTTCATCCAGTTCCATCCGACGTGCCTGTTCCACCCATACGCGAAGTCGTTTCTGATTACCGAAGCGGTGCGCGGCGAAGGCGGCCTGCTGAAGCTGCCGGACGGCACGCGTTTCATGCCCGCTCACGACGAGCGCGCCGAACTGGCGCCGCGCGATATCGTCGCGCGGGCGATCGACTTCGAAATCAAGAAACGCGGCATCGATTGCGTGTATCTCGACATCAGTCATCAGCCGGCCGCGTTCCTGCACGAGCACTTCCCGACCATCCTCGCGCGTTGCCTCGAGTTTGGCATCGACATCACGAAGCAGCCCATTCCGGTCGTGCCCGCGGCGCACTACACCTGCGGCGGCGTGGTGACGGATCTCGCGGGCCGCACCGACGTCGCGGGTCTCTATGCGGTCGGCGAAACGTCCTGCACCGGTCTGCACGGCGCAAATCGACTCGCCAGCAACTCGCTGCTCGAGTGCCTCGTGATCGGCCGCTCGGCCGCTGCGGCAATCGAACAGGAAGGCTTTCGCGCAGCCGTCCACGCGCAGTTGCCCGAGTGGGACGAGAGCCGCGTGTCGGACCCGGACGAGGAAGTCGTGGTCGCGCACAACTGGGACGAATTGCGGCGGCTCATGTGGAATTACGTCGGCATCGTGCGCACCGACAAGCGTCTCGCGCGCGCCAAGCATCGGATCTCGTTGTTGCGCGACGAGATCCACGAGTTTTACGCTAACTTCAAGGTCAGTCGCGACCTGCTCGAACTGCGCAACCTCGTCGACGTCGCGTCGCTGATCGTCGAAGGCGCGCGGTCGCGGCGCGAAAGCCGCGGTCTGCACTTCAGCCGCGATTGGCCAGACGCATTGCCCAAAGCACTGCCGTCCGTGCTCACGCCGAAACGCACGTCGAAGCGCACGCTGTAA
- a CDS encoding mechanosensitive ion channel family protein, whose amino-acid sequence MQNTPFFEPLTDLLRDLGERATLWQVAVLVGALVLAWLAARLLRRTLDARRETRYQALRFGAEALNRAFFPLIGAFFVWIARAVAGRFIHTTLLDLALVPLVGIGLIYIVFFFARRAFGRDGHTHTWLALVERVVSLVVWVGMGLTVMGIQGNVLTWMAGVSFRVANTQITLLSLLSGLLWVCVTMVVAMWLGAAFEERVMRSSTLDANLKVVLARVGRALFVLAAVLISLSLVGIDITVLGVFGGALGVGLGFGLQKIASNYVSGFIILLDRSLRIGDTINVGALQGQVTQIRTRYTVVRGLDGIETLIPNERLITDVVQNQSSYLTRGFQKTAVHVAYTTDVEKAMALLAQAATGVERVLEDPAPSANLVGFGPDGINLELGYWVADAATGTSGVRSAVNRNIWRLFTENGISIPYAQRDVRIVGAGTADAHTVNVAAPAANEPGTAA is encoded by the coding sequence ATGCAGAACACGCCGTTCTTCGAACCGCTGACCGACCTGCTGCGCGATCTCGGCGAGCGCGCGACGCTGTGGCAGGTCGCCGTGCTGGTCGGCGCGCTCGTGCTCGCGTGGCTGGCTGCGCGGCTGTTGCGCCGCACGCTGGACGCGCGGCGCGAGACGCGCTACCAGGCGTTGCGCTTCGGCGCGGAGGCGCTCAATCGCGCGTTCTTCCCGCTGATCGGTGCGTTCTTCGTATGGATTGCGCGCGCGGTGGCCGGACGCTTCATCCATACGACGCTGCTCGATCTCGCGCTGGTGCCGCTGGTCGGCATCGGCCTCATCTACATCGTGTTCTTCTTCGCGCGGCGCGCGTTCGGCCGCGACGGGCACACGCACACGTGGCTCGCGCTCGTCGAACGCGTCGTGTCGCTCGTCGTCTGGGTCGGCATGGGGCTGACGGTGATGGGTATTCAGGGCAACGTGCTGACCTGGATGGCCGGGGTCAGCTTTCGCGTTGCGAATACGCAGATCACGCTGCTGTCGCTGCTGTCCGGGTTGCTGTGGGTGTGCGTGACGATGGTGGTGGCAATGTGGCTCGGCGCCGCCTTCGAAGAACGCGTGATGCGCTCGAGCACGCTCGATGCGAATCTGAAGGTCGTGCTCGCGCGCGTCGGCCGAGCGCTGTTCGTCCTGGCGGCGGTGCTGATCAGCCTGTCGCTGGTCGGCATCGATATCACCGTGCTCGGCGTGTTCGGCGGCGCGCTCGGTGTCGGGCTCGGCTTCGGGCTGCAGAAGATCGCAAGCAACTATGTGTCCGGCTTCATCATTCTGCTCGACCGGTCGCTGCGCATCGGCGACACGATCAATGTCGGCGCGCTGCAAGGGCAGGTCACGCAGATCCGCACGCGCTATACGGTCGTGCGCGGCCTCGACGGCATCGAGACGCTGATTCCCAACGAGCGGCTCATCACCGACGTCGTGCAGAACCAGTCGTCGTATCTGACGCGCGGATTTCAGAAGACCGCCGTGCACGTGGCCTATACGACCGACGTCGAAAAGGCGATGGCGCTGCTCGCGCAGGCCGCGACCGGTGTCGAGCGCGTGCTCGAGGATCCGGCACCATCGGCGAATCTGGTCGGTTTCGGGCCGGACGGCATCAATCTCGAGCTCGGTTATTGGGTCGCGGATGCTGCGACTGGCACGTCGGGCGTGCGCTCGGCGGTCAATCGCAATATCTGGCGGCTTTTTACCGAAAACGGCATTTCGATTCCGTATGCACAACGCGATGTGCGGATCGTCGGAGCGGGCACTGCGGATGCGCACACTGTTAACGTGGCCGCGCCCGCCGCGAACGAGCCGGGAACCGCCGCCTGA
- the purN gene encoding phosphoribosylglycinamide formyltransferase: MKKLVILISGRGSNMQAIANACARERWPAQVAAVIANRPDAAGLQFAASQGIPTAVVDHRQFPDRQSFDIALANMIDAYAPDLLVLAGFMRVLTDGFVERYAGRMLNVHPSLLPSFPGLKTHQQALDAGVRVHGASVHFVTPRLDHGPIVAQAAVPVRAGDDATALAARVLATEHRIYPRAVRWFVEGRLALDGERVVLTPPEPQAFFFDDMGRANDAADCNATAEGA, encoded by the coding sequence ATGAAAAAACTCGTCATTCTGATTTCCGGACGGGGCAGCAACATGCAGGCGATCGCGAACGCCTGCGCGCGCGAGCGCTGGCCGGCGCAAGTCGCCGCCGTGATTGCCAACCGCCCGGACGCCGCCGGGCTGCAGTTTGCAGCGTCGCAAGGCATTCCCACCGCGGTGGTCGACCACCGCCAGTTTCCCGACCGACAGTCGTTCGACATCGCGCTCGCCAACATGATCGACGCCTATGCGCCCGATCTGCTGGTGCTGGCCGGCTTCATGCGCGTCTTGACCGATGGCTTCGTCGAACGTTACGCGGGCCGCATGCTGAACGTCCATCCGTCGCTGTTGCCGAGCTTTCCGGGCCTGAAAACGCATCAGCAGGCGCTCGACGCCGGCGTGCGCGTGCACGGCGCGTCCGTGCATTTCGTCACGCCCCGGCTCGATCACGGGCCGATTGTCGCGCAGGCGGCCGTGCCGGTGCGCGCCGGCGACGACGCAACGGCGCTCGCCGCGCGCGTGCTCGCGACCGAGCATCGGATTTACCCGCGCGCGGTGCGCTGGTTCGTCGAAGGGCGGCTCGCGCTCGATGGCGAGCGCGTCGTTCTGACGCCGCCCGAGCCGCAAGCGTTTTTCTTCGACGATATGGGCCGCGCAAATGACGCGGCCGACTGCAACGCCACCGCGGAGGGTGCATGA
- the rpmG gene encoding 50S ribosomal protein L33 translates to MAKGARDKIKLESTAGTGHFYTTTKNKRNMPEKMEIKKFDPVIRKHVAYKETKIK, encoded by the coding sequence ATGGCCAAAGGCGCACGCGACAAGATCAAGCTGGAATCCACCGCCGGCACGGGTCACTTCTATACGACCACGAAGAACAAGCGCAACATGCCCGAAAAGATGGAGATCAAGAAGTTCGATCCCGTCATACGCAAGCATGTCGCGTACAAGGAAACCAAGATCAAGTAA
- a CDS encoding RsmB/NOP family class I SAM-dependent RNA methyltransferase yields the protein MRLHGFLIGQTETLLAEVLKFTGPADATTSRFFRAHPKLGHSERGVIAEAVFAVLRRRMEFAHLAESGSGSPARRLALLGLMQTAGRTALKPFVSEAEGEWLERVSKIDPASLPQRIRMNLPDWIYDALAKRFEPEELVQLAAALNYPAPLDLRANPIKASRDDVLQALEKAGIDAGAMPFAPLGVRVADKPPLTKLDAFQNGWIEVQDEGSQLLCSLVAPRRGEMIVDFCAGAGGKTLALGAMMRSTGRLYAFDISERRLAKLKPRLARSGLSNVNPVLIDSEHDAKIKRLAGKIDRVLVDAPCSGLGTLRRNPDLKWRQSPESIGELTPKQASILASAARLVKKGGRLVYATCSILEAENEAVVAQFLAEHPEFALVPARDVLAEQRIDLEMGDYLSLWPHRHATDGFFAAVLERRD from the coding sequence ATGAGGCTGCATGGTTTTCTGATTGGCCAGACCGAGACGCTGCTCGCCGAAGTCTTGAAGTTCACCGGCCCCGCCGACGCGACGACGAGCCGCTTTTTCCGCGCGCATCCGAAGCTCGGCCACAGCGAGCGCGGCGTGATTGCCGAAGCGGTGTTCGCGGTGCTGCGCCGGCGCATGGAATTCGCGCATCTGGCCGAGAGCGGCAGCGGCAGCCCGGCGCGACGTCTGGCGCTGCTCGGTCTGATGCAGACGGCCGGCCGCACGGCGTTGAAGCCGTTCGTGAGCGAAGCGGAGGGCGAATGGCTCGAACGCGTATCGAAGATCGACCCGGCGAGCTTGCCGCAGCGCATTCGCATGAATTTGCCGGACTGGATCTACGACGCGCTCGCGAAGCGTTTCGAGCCTGAGGAGCTGGTGCAACTGGCTGCGGCGCTCAACTATCCGGCGCCGCTCGATCTGCGCGCCAATCCGATAAAGGCGAGCCGCGATGATGTGTTGCAGGCGCTCGAAAAGGCCGGCATCGACGCGGGCGCGATGCCGTTCGCGCCGCTCGGCGTGCGCGTGGCCGACAAGCCGCCGCTCACGAAGCTCGATGCATTCCAGAACGGCTGGATCGAGGTGCAGGACGAGGGCAGCCAGCTGCTGTGCTCGCTCGTGGCGCCGCGGCGCGGCGAGATGATCGTCGACTTTTGTGCGGGAGCGGGCGGCAAGACGCTCGCGCTCGGTGCGATGATGCGCTCGACCGGGCGGCTCTACGCGTTCGATATCTCCGAGCGGCGTCTTGCGAAGCTGAAACCGCGCCTCGCGCGCAGCGGCCTGTCGAACGTGAACCCGGTGCTGATCGACAGCGAGCACGACGCGAAGATCAAGCGCCTCGCGGGCAAGATCGACCGCGTGCTCGTCGATGCGCCGTGCAGCGGCCTCGGCACGCTGCGCCGCAATCCGGACCTGAAGTGGCGGCAGTCGCCCGAATCGATCGGCGAACTGACGCCGAAGCAGGCCTCGATTCTCGCGAGCGCGGCGCGTCTCGTGAAAAAAGGCGGCCGGCTCGTCTATGCGACGTGCAGCATTCTCGAAGCGGAGAACGAGGCGGTGGTCGCGCAGTTCCTGGCCGAGCATCCGGAGTTCGCGCTGGTTCCCGCGCGCGACGTGCTGGCCGAGCAGCGCATCGACCTGGAAATGGGCGACTATCTGTCGCTGTGGCCGCATCGGCATGCGACCGACGGTTTCTTTGCCGCCGTGCTCGAGCGGCGCGATTGA
- the nadA gene encoding quinolinate synthase NadA → MNEVIRTVEYDRPLAQGMTCGVGEAWAKVPQAPSPEERRALKERIRALLKREKAVLVAHYYVDAELQELADETGGCVADSLEMARFGRDNDAQTLVVAGVRFMGETAKILSPGKRILMPDLDATCSLDLGCPADEFSAFCDAHPDRTVVVYANTSAAVKARADWMVTSSIGLEIVADLHARGEKIIWAPDRHLGGYIQKKTGADMLLWQGSCLVHDEFKGIELEVLCAEYPHAKVLVHPESPESVVALADVVGSTTQLIDAAQRLDATHFIVATDLGILHKMRLAAPGKTFIEAPTAGNSATCKSCAHCPWMAMNGLANLAEVLERGHNEIFVDPAIGERAKLPIDRMLDFAARQKKRVQASGDLARDGALFSNVGAA, encoded by the coding sequence ATGAATGAGGTAATCAGGACCGTCGAGTACGATCGGCCGCTCGCGCAGGGGATGACCTGCGGCGTCGGCGAAGCGTGGGCCAAGGTGCCACAGGCGCCCTCGCCCGAGGAAAGACGTGCGCTGAAAGAGCGCATTCGCGCATTGCTCAAGCGCGAAAAAGCCGTGCTCGTCGCACATTACTACGTCGACGCGGAACTGCAGGAGCTGGCTGACGAAACCGGCGGCTGCGTAGCCGATTCGCTTGAAATGGCGCGCTTCGGCCGCGACAACGATGCGCAAACGCTCGTGGTGGCCGGCGTCCGGTTTATGGGCGAAACGGCGAAGATTCTGAGCCCCGGCAAGCGCATTCTGATGCCCGATCTCGACGCGACGTGTTCGCTCGACCTCGGCTGTCCTGCAGACGAATTTTCGGCGTTTTGCGACGCGCATCCGGACCGCACGGTGGTTGTCTATGCGAACACGAGCGCCGCGGTGAAAGCGCGCGCCGACTGGATGGTCACGTCGTCGATCGGGCTCGAGATCGTCGCCGATCTGCATGCGCGCGGCGAAAAAATCATCTGGGCGCCGGACCGGCATCTCGGCGGCTACATCCAGAAAAAGACCGGCGCGGACATGTTGCTGTGGCAGGGCTCGTGCCTTGTTCACGACGAATTCAAAGGCATCGAACTCGAGGTGCTGTGCGCCGAATATCCGCACGCGAAGGTGCTCGTTCATCCGGAGTCGCCGGAAAGCGTGGTCGCGCTGGCCGACGTGGTCGGCTCGACGACGCAACTGATCGACGCGGCGCAACGGCTCGATGCGACGCACTTTATCGTTGCAACCGATCTCGGCATTCTGCACAAGATGCGACTCGCGGCGCCGGGCAAAACGTTCATCGAAGCGCCGACCGCCGGCAACAGCGCGACTTGCAAGAGCTGCGCGCATTGCCCGTGGATGGCAATGAACGGACTCGCCAATCTTGCCGAGGTGCTCGAACGCGGCCACAACGAGATTTTCGTCGACCCCGCCATCGGCGAGCGCGCAAAGCTTCCGATCGACCGGATGCTCGACTTTGCCGCGCGCCAAAAGAAGCGCGTGCAGGCAAGCGGCGATCTCGCGCGTGACGGCGCACTGTTTTCGAACGTGGGAGCGGCCTGA
- a CDS encoding DesA family fatty acid desaturase, protein MLNSLLDFIAHGLLRFSWWQLLLYTLAVTHVTIIGVTVYLHRCQAHRALDLHPAVSHFFRFWLWMTTGMLTGQWAAIHRKHHAKCETEEDPHSPQTRGIWKVLLEGAELYRTEAKNEETMRKFGHGTPNDWMERNVYTKYPILGVSLMMVVNVALFGVVGLSVWAVQMIWIPFWAAGVVNGLAHFWGYRNFNSADASTNIFPWGILIGGEELHNNHHTYATSAKLSNKWFEIDIGWMYIRVLSACRLATVKKIAPTPRLGSGKLVLDQDTLQAVLANRYEVMARYGKALKRAYRQELAHLKEVGAREKYQLMRGARNWFHKEEAGLDEPQKRQLPQIFANSQKLRTYIELRNELAAMWERSNASREQLLAQLQDWCHRAEQSGIKALQEFALRLRRYA, encoded by the coding sequence TTGCTCAACTCGCTGCTTGATTTCATCGCTCATGGGCTGCTTCGCTTTTCGTGGTGGCAACTCCTGCTCTACACCCTCGCGGTTACGCACGTCACGATTATCGGCGTGACGGTTTATCTGCACCGTTGCCAGGCGCATCGCGCACTCGATTTGCACCCTGCAGTCAGTCATTTCTTCCGATTCTGGCTGTGGATGACCACCGGCATGCTGACGGGCCAGTGGGCGGCGATTCACCGCAAACATCACGCGAAGTGCGAGACCGAAGAAGATCCGCACAGCCCGCAAACGCGCGGCATCTGGAAGGTGCTGCTCGAAGGCGCCGAACTCTATCGCACCGAAGCGAAGAACGAAGAGACGATGCGCAAGTTCGGCCACGGTACGCCGAACGACTGGATGGAGCGCAACGTCTACACGAAGTATCCGATCCTCGGCGTAAGCCTGATGATGGTGGTCAACGTCGCGCTGTTCGGCGTGGTCGGCCTGTCCGTATGGGCCGTGCAGATGATCTGGATTCCGTTCTGGGCGGCGGGTGTCGTCAACGGTCTCGCGCACTTCTGGGGTTATCGCAACTTCAATTCGGCGGACGCCAGCACGAACATCTTCCCGTGGGGCATTCTGATCGGCGGCGAGGAACTGCATAACAATCACCACACGTACGCAACTTCGGCGAAGCTGTCGAACAAGTGGTTCGAGATCGATATCGGCTGGATGTACATTCGCGTCCTGTCCGCATGCCGGCTCGCCACGGTCAAGAAGATTGCGCCTACGCCGCGTTTGGGATCCGGCAAGCTCGTGCTCGATCAGGACACGCTGCAAGCCGTGCTCGCAAACCGCTATGAAGTCATGGCGCGCTACGGCAAGGCGCTCAAGCGCGCGTATCGCCAGGAACTGGCGCATCTGAAGGAAGTCGGCGCACGCGAGAAGTATCAGCTGATGCGCGGTGCGCGCAACTGGTTCCACAAGGAAGAGGCGGGGCTCGACGAGCCGCAGAAGCGCCAGCTGCCGCAAATCTTCGCGAACAGCCAGAAACTGCGCACGTATATCGAACTGCGCAACGAGCTTGCGGCGATGTGGGAGCGTTCGAACGCGTCGCGCGAACAGCTTCTCGCGCAATTGCAGGACTGGTGCCATCGCGCCGAGCAAAGCGGCATCAAGGCGCTGCAGGAATTCGCGCTGCGTCTGCGGCGCTACGCCTGA
- the nadC gene encoding carboxylating nicotinate-nucleotide diphosphorylase, whose amino-acid sequence MGAMVGAGEQPGYLGDVVSPLFAEIRAQYGDALDAALARNVTDALAEDVGSGDLTGYLVPADEMRDARIIVREEAVLCGVMWFGEVMRRVDPRIDVRWRYREGDRMTADTTVCALRGPARSLLTAERNALNFLQLLSGVATATRRFADAISHTPAKVLDTRKTLPGLRLAQKYAVRVGGGANQRLALYDGILIKENHIAAAGGVGAAMQAALALDAKVSIQIEVETLEQLETALAHGARSVLLDNFTFEAMRDAVRMTAGRAVLEVSGGVNFETIRTIAETGVDRISVGSLTKDVRATDYSMRII is encoded by the coding sequence ATGGGTGCCATGGTGGGTGCCGGCGAGCAACCTGGCTATCTTGGCGATGTCGTGTCGCCGCTCTTCGCGGAAATCCGCGCGCAATACGGCGATGCGCTCGATGCGGCGCTTGCGCGCAACGTCACGGACGCGCTTGCCGAAGACGTCGGCAGCGGCGACCTGACCGGATATCTCGTGCCCGCCGACGAAATGCGCGACGCGCGGATCATCGTGCGCGAAGAGGCGGTGCTGTGCGGCGTGATGTGGTTCGGCGAAGTGATGCGTCGCGTCGATCCGCGTATCGACGTGCGCTGGCGCTATCGCGAAGGCGACCGGATGACGGCGGACACGACGGTCTGCGCGCTGCGCGGCCCGGCGCGCTCGCTGCTGACTGCCGAGCGCAACGCGCTGAACTTCCTGCAACTGCTGTCAGGCGTCGCGACGGCGACGCGGCGTTTCGCCGATGCGATCAGCCATACGCCGGCGAAGGTGCTCGATACGCGCAAGACGCTGCCGGGGCTGCGGCTCGCGCAGAAGTACGCGGTGCGCGTCGGAGGCGGTGCGAACCAGCGGCTTGCGCTGTATGACGGCATTCTGATCAAGGAAAACCATATCGCAGCGGCCGGCGGCGTCGGTGCGGCCATGCAGGCCGCGCTTGCCCTGGACGCGAAAGTGTCGATCCAGATCGAAGTGGAAACGCTCGAGCAACTCGAAACGGCGCTTGCACACGGTGCCCGCTCCGTGCTGCTCGATAATTTCACGTTCGAAGCGATGCGTGACGCGGTCCGTATGACGGCGGGGCGCGCGGTGCTCGAAGTGTCGGGTGGCGTGAACTTCGAGACGATTCGCACGATTGCCGAAACTGGAGTCGACCGTATTTCGGTGGGCTCGTTGACGAAGGACGTGCGCGCGACCGATTACTCGATGCGGATCATTTAG
- the rpmB gene encoding 50S ribosomal protein L28 yields the protein MARVCQVTGKAPMSGNNVSHANNKTKRRFLPNLQSRRFWVESENRWVRLRVSTAGLRLIDKNGIDAVLADLRARGEA from the coding sequence ATGGCACGCGTATGCCAAGTAACTGGGAAAGCGCCGATGAGCGGCAACAACGTTTCCCACGCGAACAACAAGACCAAGCGTCGTTTTCTTCCGAATCTGCAAAGCCGCCGTTTCTGGGTTGAAAGCGAGAATCGTTGGGTGCGCCTGCGCGTTTCGACCGCCGGCCTGCGCCTGATCGACAAGAACGGTATCGACGCTGTGCTCGCCGACCTGCGCGCACGCGGCGAAGCGTAA